Proteins encoded within one genomic window of Streptomyces sp. NBC_01314:
- a CDS encoding DUF3090 domain-containing protein, translating into MSRQVFLYDPPDRFVAGTVGLPGRRTFFLQASSGQRVTSVSLEKTQVAALAERMDELLDEVVRRSGGSAAVPAVVPTEVSDTAPLEAPVEEEFRVGTMALAWDGDEERMIVEAQALVELDADSEEDLAEAEERMLQDEENGPPMLRVRLTGSQARAFAKRALDVVNAGRPPCPLCSLPLDPEGHVCPRQNGYRRGA; encoded by the coding sequence GTGTCCCGTCAGGTGTTCCTCTACGACCCCCCGGACCGCTTCGTGGCCGGTACGGTCGGGCTGCCCGGGCGCCGGACCTTCTTCCTGCAAGCCTCCTCCGGGCAGCGTGTCACCAGTGTCTCTCTCGAGAAGACCCAGGTGGCCGCGCTCGCCGAGCGCATGGACGAGCTGCTCGACGAGGTCGTGCGGCGCAGCGGCGGAAGCGCCGCGGTGCCGGCCGTCGTGCCCACCGAGGTGTCGGACACGGCGCCGCTGGAGGCCCCCGTCGAGGAGGAGTTCAGGGTCGGCACCATGGCGCTGGCCTGGGACGGCGACGAGGAGCGGATGATCGTCGAGGCCCAGGCCCTGGTCGAGCTGGACGCCGACTCCGAGGAGGACCTGGCCGAGGCGGAGGAGCGGATGCTCCAGGACGAGGAGAACGGCCCGCCGATGCTCCGCGTCCGCCTGACCGGCTCTCAGGCCCGTGCCTTCGCCAAGCGCGCCCTCGACGTCGTCAACGCGGGACGGCCGCCGTGCCCGCTGTGCAGTCTGCCGCTCGATCCGGAGGGACACGTATGTCCGCGCCAGAACGGATACCGGCGCGGAGCGTGA
- a CDS encoding SCO1664 family protein produces the protein MSAPERIPARSVTSASAGSSPPAQPSAERPAQPSAERPVELLAEGELTVRGRVREASNAVLYCTVSYEGREAACVYKPVAGERPLWDFPDGTLAQREVAAYEVSEATGWGLVPPTVLRDGPYGEGMCQLWIEGEPGSELLALVAGEEAAEGWKAVGFAEVGDGETALLVHADDQRLRRLAVLDAVVNNADRKGGHLLPAAEGRLYAIDHGVTFNVENKLRTLLWGWAGEPLTEEAVEVLRRLRDALGEGGPLAARLASLITPAELDATRERVAALLTSGRHPEPSGEWPAIPWPPV, from the coding sequence ATGTCCGCGCCAGAACGGATACCGGCGCGGAGCGTGACCTCCGCCTCCGCCGGCTCGTCGCCGCCCGCCCAGCCGTCCGCCGAGCGGCCCGCCCAACCGTCCGCCGAGCGGCCGGTCGAGCTGCTGGCCGAGGGCGAGTTGACCGTGCGCGGGCGGGTGCGGGAGGCGTCCAACGCGGTGCTGTACTGCACGGTCTCGTACGAGGGGCGGGAGGCCGCCTGCGTCTACAAGCCCGTCGCCGGGGAGCGGCCCCTGTGGGACTTCCCCGACGGGACGCTCGCGCAGCGGGAGGTCGCCGCGTACGAGGTGTCCGAGGCGACCGGCTGGGGGCTCGTCCCGCCCACCGTGCTGCGGGACGGGCCGTACGGGGAGGGCATGTGCCAGCTGTGGATCGAGGGTGAGCCCGGGTCCGAACTGCTGGCCCTTGTGGCGGGCGAGGAGGCCGCGGAGGGCTGGAAGGCCGTCGGGTTCGCGGAGGTCGGGGACGGGGAGACCGCGCTCCTCGTACACGCCGACGACCAGCGGCTGCGGCGGCTCGCCGTGCTCGACGCGGTCGTCAACAACGCCGACCGCAAGGGCGGGCACCTGCTGCCGGCCGCCGAGGGGCGGCTGTACGCCATCGACCACGGGGTCACCTTCAACGTCGAGAACAAGCTGCGGACGCTGTTGTGGGGGTGGGCGGGGGAGCCGCTCACGGAGGAGGCCGTGGAGGTGCTGCGGCGGCTGCGGGACGCGCTGGGCGAGGGCGGACCGCTGGCCGCGAGGCTGGCCTCGTTGATCACCCCGGCGGAGCTGGACGCCACGCGGGAGCGGGTGGCCGCGTTGCTGACGAGCGGCCGGCACCCGGAGCCGAGCGGGGAGTGGCCGGCGATCCCCTGGCCACCGGTCTGA